In Synechococcus sp. HK05, one DNA window encodes the following:
- a CDS encoding glycosyltransferase family 4 protein, with the protein MISSRPDLAAVLAFGMAAVCTALLVPIVRAAGLRWGLIDPPDSRKQHTTPMVRLGGVGIVGGFVIALALIWLMGGFVELPPQRDSQIWTTLAGALCFFVIGLADDLFALPPLPRLGGQVLVAMVVWSQGVQIGAIDLPFHLFGGPPGAIPLPDGLSLLATVIWLVGITNAINWLDGLDGLAAGVSGIAAVGLLSVSYSLNQPAPGLLAAALAGSCLGFLRHNFNPARIFMGDGGSYFLGFALAAISIVGPAKGLTSVSLLLPLLILSLPLADMSAVIMGRLSQGHSPFYPDRRHLHHRLLRAGFSHRRTVVLIYAFTQWLAALALVLANAELRFLWLGLATAVLIVVVIAARRSLNRELAGDER; encoded by the coding sequence ATGATCTCCAGCCGGCCGGATCTCGCCGCTGTTCTGGCGTTCGGCATGGCGGCGGTGTGCACCGCACTGCTGGTGCCCATCGTGCGCGCCGCTGGCTTGCGCTGGGGCCTGATTGATCCGCCCGATTCCCGCAAGCAGCACACCACCCCGATGGTGCGCTTGGGCGGGGTGGGCATTGTTGGCGGGTTTGTGATCGCCCTGGCCTTGATCTGGCTGATGGGTGGCTTCGTGGAGCTGCCGCCCCAGCGCGATAGCCAGATTTGGACCACCCTTGCCGGGGCGCTCTGCTTTTTTGTGATCGGCCTGGCCGACGACCTCTTTGCTTTGCCCCCGCTGCCCCGCCTCGGCGGTCAGGTGCTGGTGGCGATGGTGGTGTGGAGCCAAGGGGTGCAGATCGGCGCGATCGATCTGCCCTTTCATCTCTTTGGCGGGCCGCCAGGCGCCATCCCGCTGCCCGATGGGCTCAGCTTGCTGGCCACGGTGATCTGGCTGGTGGGCATCACCAATGCGATCAACTGGCTTGATGGCCTCGATGGCCTGGCCGCCGGTGTGAGTGGGATCGCCGCGGTGGGCCTGCTGTCGGTGAGCTACAGCCTCAATCAGCCTGCCCCAGGGCTGCTTGCCGCAGCGTTGGCCGGAAGCTGCCTGGGCTTTCTGCGCCACAACTTCAACCCCGCTCGCATCTTCATGGGCGATGGCGGTTCCTACTTCCTTGGTTTTGCCCTGGCGGCGATCAGCATCGTGGGGCCGGCCAAAGGGCTCACCAGCGTGAGCCTGCTGCTGCCGCTGTTGATCCTGTCGCTGCCGCTGGCGGATATGTCGGCCGTGATCATGGGGCGCCTCAGCCAGGGCCATTCCCCCTTCTATCCGGATCGGCGCCATCTGCATCACCGCCTGCTGCGCGCTGGTTTCAGCCACCGCCGCACCGTGGTGCTGATCTACGCCTTCACCCAATGGCTGGCCGCCCTGGCCTTGGTGTTGGCCAATGCAGAACTGCGCTTTCTCTGGCTGGGACTGGCCACCGCCGTGCTGATCGTGGTGGTGATCGCCGCCCGCCGCAGCCTCAACCGCGAGCTGGCCGGGGATGAGCGCTGA
- the glyA gene encoding serine hydroxymethyltransferase, with protein sequence MAESTGAAVNQSLAAGDPAIAALIGKELHRQQTHLELIASENFASRAVMEAQGSVLTNKYAEGLPSKRYYGGCEHVDAIEELAIERAKELFGAAWANVQPHSGAQANFAVFLALLQPGDTILGMDLSHGGHLTHGSPVNVSGKWFKAVHYGVDEATQQLNFDTIRQLALEHKPKLIVCGYSAYPRTINFEAFRSIADEVGAYLLADMAHIAGLVAAGVHPSPVPVCDVVTTTTHKTLRGPRGGLILCRDAEFAKQFDKAVFPGSQGGPLEHVIAAKAVAFGEALQPSFKAYAQQVVANAQALAARIQERGIDVVSGGTDNHIVLLDLRGIGMTGKVADLLVSDVHITANKNTVPFDPQSPFVTSGLRLGTAACTTRGFDEAAFREVADVIADRLLNPEDAAIEQRCRGRVAALCERFPLYAETRELQPA encoded by the coding sequence ATGGCGGAGTCCACCGGAGCAGCCGTGAACCAGTCGCTGGCGGCCGGTGATCCCGCGATCGCAGCCCTGATCGGCAAGGAACTGCACCGGCAGCAGACGCACCTGGAGCTGATCGCTTCGGAGAACTTCGCCTCCCGCGCCGTGATGGAGGCCCAGGGCTCGGTGCTCACCAACAAGTACGCCGAGGGTCTGCCCTCCAAGCGCTACTACGGCGGCTGTGAGCACGTGGATGCGATCGAGGAGCTGGCGATTGAGCGCGCCAAGGAGCTCTTCGGTGCCGCTTGGGCCAACGTGCAGCCCCACAGTGGTGCGCAAGCGAATTTCGCCGTGTTCCTGGCGCTGCTCCAGCCCGGGGACACGATCCTGGGCATGGATCTGAGCCACGGCGGCCACCTCACCCACGGCTCGCCTGTGAACGTGAGCGGCAAGTGGTTCAAGGCGGTGCACTACGGGGTGGATGAGGCCACCCAGCAGCTCAATTTCGACACGATCCGCCAGCTGGCGCTCGAGCACAAGCCCAAGCTGATCGTGTGCGGCTACTCCGCCTACCCCCGCACCATCAACTTCGAGGCCTTCCGCTCCATCGCCGATGAAGTGGGCGCCTACCTGCTGGCCGACATGGCCCACATCGCCGGCCTGGTGGCTGCTGGCGTGCACCCCAGCCCCGTGCCCGTGTGCGATGTGGTGACCACCACCACCCACAAGACCCTGCGCGGCCCCCGCGGCGGCCTGATCCTCTGCCGCGACGCTGAGTTCGCCAAGCAGTTCGATAAGGCTGTGTTCCCCGGTAGCCAGGGCGGCCCGCTCGAGCACGTGATCGCCGCCAAGGCTGTCGCCTTCGGTGAAGCGCTGCAGCCCTCCTTCAAGGCCTACGCCCAGCAGGTGGTGGCCAACGCCCAGGCTCTCGCCGCCCGCATCCAGGAGCGCGGCATCGACGTGGTGAGCGGCGGCACCGATAACCACATCGTGCTGCTCGATCTGCGCGGCATCGGCATGACCGGCAAGGTGGCCGATCTGCTGGTGAGCGATGTGCACATCACCGCCAACAAGAACACCGTGCCTTTCGATCCCCAGTCGCCGTTCGTGACCAGCGGCCTGCGCCTGGGCACCGCCGCCTGCACCACCCGCGGCTTCGATGAGGCGGCCTTCCGCGAGGTGGCCGATGTGATCGCCGATCGCCTGCTCAACCCCGAGGATGCTGCGATCGAGCAGCGCTGCCGCGGGCGCGTGGCGGCCCTGTGTGAGCGTTTCCCGCTCTACGCCGAAACACGCGAGCTGCAGCCTGCCTGA
- a CDS encoding DUF3181 family protein: MTLSASEIRDLQLEIADRLYIQIGGWHLYLGDAGVAEALAIECAARLEQGAGVCARQALEAVQVPIGGGSSKLPLARLVPAGQLQDLEDLLANRG; encoded by the coding sequence ATGACCCTTTCCGCCAGCGAGATCCGGGATCTGCAACTGGAGATTGCCGATCGGCTCTACATCCAGATCGGCGGATGGCATCTCTACCTGGGCGATGCCGGCGTTGCGGAAGCCCTGGCGATCGAATGTGCCGCGCGGCTGGAACAAGGCGCCGGCGTGTGCGCACGCCAGGCCCTCGAAGCGGTGCAGGTACCCATCGGGGGCGGCAGCAGCAAACTGCCTCTGGCACGGCTCGTGCCGGCCGGCCAGCTGCAGGATCTCGAGGATCTGCTCGCCAATCGCGGTTAG
- a CDS encoding cytochrome-c oxidase gives MLVIEVTNAREVVRQRIGPLGSRLIGKVVDAEAQVEKALMQEMETAFRDFGIEARIYSVDGPAMVGRSHLEVPIHVREERVVEL, from the coding sequence GTGCTGGTCATCGAGGTCACCAACGCTCGAGAGGTTGTGCGCCAGCGCATTGGCCCGCTGGGCAGCCGCCTGATCGGGAAAGTAGTGGACGCCGAGGCGCAGGTGGAGAAGGCACTGATGCAGGAGATGGAGACCGCCTTCCGCGACTTCGGCATCGAGGCCCGCATCTATTCCGTAGATGGTCCTGCCATGGTGGGGCGCAGCCACTTGGAAGTGCCGATCCACGTGCGCGAAGAGCGCGTGGTGGAGCTCTGA
- the murJ gene encoding murein biosynthesis integral membrane protein MurJ: protein MSEPPSPAPAAARSLRRIALIVAVATALSKLAGLVRQQAIAAAFGVGAAYDAYNYAYVLPGFLLILLGGINGPFHSAMVSALSRRPREEGAHVLAAINTLVGAALIVVTLLLFVAADPLIDLVGPGLDAERHAIAVLELRWMAPMALFAGLIGLGFGALNAADEFWLPSVSPLLSSVAVIAGLGILWLHLGSAIALPQYAFLGGAVLAGTTLLGAVFQWLIQLPALARQGLHKFQLVWDWKHPGVQEVLRVMGPATLSSGMLQINVFTDLFFASGIVGAAAGLGYANLLVQTPLGLLSNALLVPLLPVFARLTAPADRPELIGRIRQGLMLSNASMLPLGALMVALAGPIVALIYERGAFNASAAALVGGLLMAYGVGMPAYLGRDVLVRVFYALGDGTTPFRFSMAGIGLNALFDWLLVGGPTPWGLQLPALNFGAPGLVLATVGVNLITCLGLLLALQRRLGGLPLAAWARDSLLLLVAALLAGGLSFGLSVLIAWPTDLIGLVLQCGLCAAAGLLVYGLIASWAGVPEATQISRQLTGQLTRRLPLKR from the coding sequence ATGAGCGAACCGCCCAGCCCCGCCCCTGCCGCCGCCCGCTCCCTGCGGCGCATTGCCCTGATCGTGGCGGTGGCCACGGCCCTGAGCAAGCTGGCGGGCCTGGTGCGGCAACAGGCGATTGCGGCAGCGTTCGGGGTGGGGGCCGCCTACGACGCCTACAACTATGCCTATGTGTTGCCGGGCTTTCTGCTGATCCTCCTGGGCGGCATCAATGGCCCCTTCCACAGCGCCATGGTGAGCGCCCTCTCGCGCCGGCCCCGGGAGGAGGGCGCCCACGTGCTCGCCGCCATCAACACCCTGGTGGGGGCAGCCCTGATTGTGGTGACGCTGCTGTTGTTCGTGGCGGCCGATCCGCTGATCGATCTGGTTGGCCCAGGCCTGGATGCGGAGCGCCACGCCATTGCGGTGCTGGAGCTGCGCTGGATGGCGCCGATGGCGCTCTTCGCCGGGCTGATCGGCCTGGGTTTCGGCGCCCTCAATGCGGCGGATGAGTTTTGGTTGCCCTCGGTGAGCCCGCTCCTCTCCAGCGTGGCGGTGATCGCCGGCCTGGGGATCCTCTGGTTGCACCTGGGTTCCGCGATTGCGCTGCCGCAATACGCCTTCCTTGGTGGCGCCGTGCTGGCGGGCACCACGCTGCTGGGCGCGGTGTTTCAGTGGCTGATCCAGCTGCCAGCCCTGGCGCGCCAGGGGCTGCACAAATTCCAGCTGGTGTGGGACTGGAAGCACCCCGGCGTGCAGGAGGTGTTGCGGGTGATGGGCCCGGCCACCCTCTCCTCGGGCATGTTGCAGATCAACGTGTTCACCGATCTGTTCTTTGCCTCCGGCATCGTGGGGGCGGCAGCGGGTTTGGGCTACGCCAACCTGCTGGTGCAGACGCCCCTGGGCCTGCTATCCAATGCCCTGCTCGTGCCGCTGCTGCCGGTGTTTGCGCGGCTCACGGCCCCGGCGGATCGCCCTGAACTGATCGGCCGCATCCGCCAAGGCCTGATGCTCTCCAATGCATCCATGCTTCCGCTGGGGGCGTTGATGGTGGCCCTGGCGGGGCCGATCGTGGCGCTGATCTACGAGCGAGGTGCGTTCAATGCCAGCGCCGCTGCCCTCGTGGGCGGGCTGCTGATGGCCTACGGCGTGGGCATGCCCGCTTATCTGGGCCGCGATGTGTTGGTGCGCGTGTTTTATGCCCTTGGCGATGGCACCACCCCCTTCCGCTTCTCGATGGCGGGCATCGGCCTCAACGCCCTCTTCGACTGGCTGCTGGTGGGTGGCCCCACCCCCTGGGGTTTGCAGCTGCCGGCCCTGAATTTCGGTGCCCCGGGTTTGGTGCTGGCCACCGTGGGCGTGAATTTGATCACCTGCCTGGGGCTGCTGCTGGCTCTGCAGCGCCGGCTGGGTGGCTTGCCTCTGGCCGCCTGGGCCCGCGACAGCCTGTTGCTGCTGGTGGCGGCGTTGCTGGCCGGCGGGCTCAGCTTCGGCCTCTCGGTGCTGATCGCCTGGCCCACCGATCTGATCGGCTTGGTGCTGCAGTGCGGCCTCTGTGCGGCGGCTGGGTTGCTGGTCTATGGGCTGATCGCGAGCTGGGCTGGTGTGCCGGAGGCCACTCAGATCAGCCGTCAGCTCACAGGGCAACTCACACGCCGGCTGCCCTTGAAGCGTTGA
- the sfsA gene encoding DNA/RNA nuclease SfsA: MPVAAAPEAQPVLTLEPLQEGVLLKRYKRFLADVELDSGDVVTAHCANTGPMTGVLHVGGRVRLRHAPSPTRKLAWTWEQAQVPGTAGEPVWVGINTALPNRLVRATIAAGCLEPWLGPIASIRAEVAYGANRRSRIDLLLTPAEGAADPRPIYVEVKNTTWTDGDLALFPDTVTERGQKHLEELMGVLPEARAVLVPCLSRADVSRFAPGDSADPRYGELFRQALDAGVEVLPCRYGFDHEAVRWLGVVPVQRQS, translated from the coding sequence ATGCCGGTTGCCGCCGCACCCGAAGCCCAGCCAGTGTTGACGCTGGAGCCCCTGCAGGAGGGCGTGCTGCTCAAGCGCTACAAGCGTTTTCTCGCGGATGTGGAGCTCGATTCCGGCGACGTGGTCACCGCCCACTGCGCCAACACCGGCCCGATGACCGGGGTGCTGCACGTGGGCGGGCGCGTGCGGCTGCGCCATGCCCCCTCGCCCACCCGCAAGCTGGCCTGGACCTGGGAGCAGGCGCAGGTGCCCGGCACGGCTGGCGAGCCGGTGTGGGTGGGGATCAACACGGCCCTGCCCAACCGGCTGGTGCGCGCCACGATCGCGGCCGGCTGCCTGGAGCCCTGGCTGGGGCCGATCGCCAGCATCCGCGCTGAGGTGGCCTACGGCGCCAACCGCCGCAGCCGCATCGATTTGCTGCTCACCCCCGCCGAAGGCGCTGCCGACCCGCGCCCGATCTATGTGGAGGTGAAGAACACCACCTGGACCGACGGCGATCTGGCGCTCTTCCCAGACACCGTGACCGAGCGAGGCCAGAAACACCTCGAGGAGCTGATGGGCGTGCTGCCGGAGGCCCGCGCCGTGCTGGTGCCCTGCCTGAGCCGCGCCGATGTGAGCCGCTTCGCCCCCGGCGACAGCGCCGACCCGCGCTACGGGGAGCTTTTCCGTCAGGCCCTCGATGCCGGCGTGGAAGTGCTGCCCTGCCGCTATGGCTTCGATCACGAAGCCGTGCGCTGGCTGGGGGTGGTACCCGTGCAGCGCCAGAGCTGA
- a CDS encoding 4-hydroxy-3-methylbut-2-enyl diphosphate reductase, producing the protein MDTRAFKRSLHHSDRYNRRGFGLGEEVAGSLEQAYQSNLIASLRENGYQLQHGRLSVKLAEAFGFCWGVERAVAMAYETRRHYPTERIWITNEIIHNPSVNDHLREMNVLFIPVDGGVKDFSDVASGDVVILPAFGATVQEMQLLNERGCHIVDTTCPWVSKVWNTVEKHKKHAITSIIHGKVKHEETLATSSFAGTYLVVLDLAEAQLVCDYILGKGNREAFMARFAKACSPGFDPDRDLSRVGVANQTTMLKSETEEIGRLFERTMLQRFGPTELNDHFVAFNTICDATQERQDAMFALVDEPLDLMVVIGGYNSSNTTHLQEIAVSRGIRSFHIDTPERIGPGNRIEHKPLGGELEVVEPFLPEGTLRVGITSGASTPDRVVEDVISRLMDLADA; encoded by the coding sequence GTGGATACCCGCGCGTTCAAGCGATCCCTGCACCATTCGGATCGCTACAACCGCCGCGGCTTCGGCCTGGGCGAGGAAGTGGCGGGCAGCCTGGAGCAGGCGTATCAGAGCAACCTGATCGCCAGCCTGCGGGAGAACGGCTATCAGCTGCAGCACGGACGCTTGAGCGTGAAGCTCGCTGAGGCCTTCGGCTTCTGCTGGGGTGTGGAGCGTGCGGTGGCCATGGCCTACGAAACCCGGCGCCACTACCCCACCGAGCGGATCTGGATCACCAACGAAATCATCCACAACCCCTCGGTGAACGATCACCTGCGGGAGATGAACGTGCTGTTCATCCCCGTGGATGGCGGCGTGAAGGACTTCTCCGACGTCGCCAGCGGCGATGTGGTGATCCTGCCGGCCTTCGGCGCCACGGTGCAGGAGATGCAGCTGCTCAACGAGCGTGGCTGCCACATCGTGGACACCACCTGCCCCTGGGTGTCCAAGGTGTGGAACACCGTGGAGAAGCACAAGAAGCACGCGATCACCTCGATCATTCACGGCAAGGTGAAGCACGAGGAAACGCTGGCCACCAGCTCCTTTGCCGGCACCTATCTGGTGGTGCTCGATCTGGCGGAAGCCCAGCTGGTGTGCGATTACATCCTGGGTAAGGGCAATCGCGAGGCGTTCATGGCCCGGTTCGCCAAGGCCTGCTCCCCCGGCTTCGACCCCGACCGCGACCTCAGCCGGGTGGGCGTGGCCAACCAGACCACGATGCTCAAGAGCGAGACCGAGGAGATCGGCCGGCTGTTCGAGCGCACGATGCTGCAGCGCTTCGGCCCCACCGAACTTAACGACCACTTCGTGGCCTTCAACACCATCTGCGATGCCACCCAGGAGCGACAAGACGCGATGTTCGCTCTGGTGGATGAGCCGCTTGATCTGATGGTGGTGATCGGCGGGTACAACTCCTCCAACACAACTCACCTGCAGGAGATCGCGGTGAGCCGCGGCATCCGCTCCTTCCACATCGACACCCCCGAGCGCATCGGCCCCGGCAACCGCATCGAGCACAAGCCCCTGGGGGGCGAACTGGAGGTGGTGGAGCCCTTCCTGCCGGAGGGCACGCTGCGGGTGGGCATCACCTCCGGCGCCTCCACACCGGATCGGGTGGTGGAAGACGTGATCAGCCGCCTGATGGATCTGGCCGACGCCTGA
- a CDS encoding DUF1997 domain-containing protein — protein sequence MISSVTNPLPESSELLQPSLRHSHDGRVRCYSSQFADLMEMRAPAQLVGAYLDRHEGWFRRCAAPMQVNALGRNGYVLTLGRFGNFGFEVEPTIGLELLPQSAGVYRICTVPPEQFQPGLRDLYDVEFNAALRLEEQSADAPLTEVRWELDLSVWIKLPSVIGLLPESLVQSSGDHLLRQIVRQISRKLTWKVQEDFHATHNLECPPRRRAQF from the coding sequence TTGATCTCATCGGTGACCAACCCCCTGCCTGAATCGAGCGAGCTGCTGCAGCCATCACTGCGCCACAGCCACGATGGCCGGGTGCGCTGTTACAGCAGCCAGTTCGCCGACCTGATGGAGATGCGGGCTCCGGCGCAGCTGGTGGGGGCTTACCTCGATCGCCACGAGGGCTGGTTCCGCCGCTGCGCCGCGCCGATGCAGGTGAACGCCTTGGGCCGCAACGGTTACGTGCTCACCCTGGGCCGCTTCGGCAACTTCGGGTTCGAGGTGGAACCCACCATCGGCCTGGAGCTGCTGCCGCAAAGCGCCGGCGTCTATCGGATCTGCACCGTGCCGCCTGAGCAATTCCAACCGGGCCTGCGCGACCTCTACGACGTGGAATTCAACGCCGCGCTGCGGCTCGAGGAGCAATCCGCCGATGCGCCGCTCACAGAGGTGCGTTGGGAGCTCGATCTGAGTGTGTGGATCAAGCTGCCCTCGGTGATCGGCCTGCTGCCGGAATCGCTGGTGCAGAGCAGCGGCGATCACCTGCTGCGCCAAATCGTGCGCCAGATCTCCCGCAAGCTCACCTGGAAGGTGCAGGAAGACTTCCACGCCACCCACAACCTGGAATGCCCGCCGCGGCGGCGGGCCCAGTTCTGA
- a CDS encoding DUF4079 domain-containing protein, with protein MPESLAFNLNFLHPLAMWALLALSGYAMFLGIKAKKTRTADAETRKTLIKGQFAKRHYLYGSAVLAVMVLGTFGGMAVTYLNNGKLFVGPHLLVGIAMSSMLVVAAALSPLMQQGNLIARKIHVGLNMGVVTLFLWQAVTGMQIVNKIWENRPA; from the coding sequence ATGCCCGAGAGCCTCGCGTTCAACCTCAACTTCCTGCATCCCCTGGCGATGTGGGCGCTGCTGGCCCTGAGTGGCTACGCAATGTTTCTCGGCATCAAGGCCAAGAAAACCCGCACTGCTGACGCCGAAACCCGCAAGACCCTGATCAAAGGGCAGTTCGCCAAGCGCCATTACCTCTACGGCAGTGCCGTGCTGGCGGTGATGGTGCTCGGCACCTTCGGTGGCATGGCCGTCACCTACCTCAACAACGGCAAGCTGTTCGTGGGGCCGCACCTGCTGGTGGGCATCGCCATGAGCAGCATGCTCGTGGTGGCCGCAGCGCTCTCCCCCTTGATGCAGCAGGGCAACCTGATCGCCCGCAAGATCCACGTGGGTCTGAACATGGGCGTGGTCACCCTGTTCCTCTGGCAGGCCGTGACCGGCATGCAGATCGTGAACAAGATCTGGGAAAACCGCCCCGCCTGA
- the purH gene encoding bifunctional phosphoribosylaminoimidazolecarboxamide formyltransferase/IMP cyclohydrolase, with amino-acid sequence MAPTALLSVSNKDGLVPLAEGLLAAGYQLISSGGTAAALAAAGLPVTKVAEHTGAPEILGGRVKTLHPRIHGGILAKRSEPSHQADLEAQGIATIDVVVVNLYPFRETIARPDVSWDLAIENIDIGGPAMVRAAAKNHADVAVLTSPSQYPAFLEALAAGALSEALRRRLALEAYSHTAEYDTAISAWLASQLSQEEATAEQLTLNLPARQSLRYGENPHQSATWYAQPGAGLGAGEQLQGKELSYNNILDLEAALATVREFGYGGQPAGGNAFQPAAVVVKHTNPCGVATGSGSANALERALDADRVSAFGGIVAINGPVDAATAGHLTSLFLECVVAPVFEPAARELLSAKPNLRLLELDPAAIARASRQQLRSVLGGVLVQELDDQPVDESVWQVVSQRQPTAQELEDLRFAWRLVRHVRSNAITVAKGGQSLGIGAGQMNRVGSARIALETAGEKAKGAVLASDGFFPFDDTVRLAAEYGITAVIQPGGSVRDADSIAACDELGLAMVTTGRRHFLH; translated from the coding sequence ATGGCGCCCACGGCCCTGCTCAGCGTGTCGAACAAGGACGGCCTGGTGCCCCTGGCTGAAGGACTGCTGGCCGCCGGCTACCAGCTGATCTCCAGTGGCGGCACGGCCGCGGCGCTGGCGGCAGCGGGTTTGCCCGTGACCAAAGTGGCCGAGCACACCGGCGCCCCCGAAATCCTGGGCGGCCGGGTGAAAACCCTGCACCCCCGCATCCACGGCGGCATCCTCGCCAAGCGCTCAGAGCCTTCCCACCAGGCTGATCTCGAGGCCCAGGGCATCGCCACCATCGATGTGGTGGTGGTAAACCTCTATCCCTTCCGCGAAACCATCGCCCGCCCGGATGTGAGCTGGGATCTGGCGATTGAAAACATCGACATCGGCGGCCCGGCCATGGTGCGCGCCGCTGCCAAAAACCACGCCGACGTGGCGGTGCTCACCAGCCCCAGCCAATACCCCGCCTTCCTGGAGGCCCTTGCTGCCGGTGCCCTCAGTGAGGCCCTGCGCCGCCGGCTGGCCCTCGAGGCCTACAGCCACACCGCTGAGTACGACACCGCCATCAGCGCCTGGCTCGCCAGTCAGCTCAGCCAGGAGGAGGCCACGGCCGAGCAGCTCACGCTCAACCTGCCGGCCCGCCAGAGCCTGCGCTACGGCGAAAACCCGCACCAGAGCGCCACCTGGTACGCCCAGCCCGGCGCTGGACTCGGCGCCGGCGAGCAGCTGCAGGGCAAGGAGCTTAGCTACAACAACATCCTCGATTTGGAAGCCGCCCTCGCCACCGTGCGCGAGTTCGGCTACGGCGGCCAGCCCGCCGGCGGCAATGCCTTCCAGCCGGCAGCGGTGGTGGTGAAGCACACCAATCCCTGCGGTGTGGCCACCGGTAGCGGCAGTGCCAACGCTCTGGAGCGAGCCCTCGATGCCGATCGCGTGTCGGCCTTTGGCGGCATCGTGGCGATCAATGGCCCGGTGGATGCCGCCACCGCCGGCCACCTCACCAGCCTGTTCCTGGAGTGTGTGGTGGCACCGGTGTTCGAGCCGGCGGCCCGGGAGCTGCTTTCGGCCAAGCCCAACCTGCGCCTGCTGGAGCTCGACCCGGCCGCGATCGCGCGCGCCAGCCGCCAGCAGCTGCGCAGCGTGCTCGGCGGTGTGCTCGTGCAGGAGCTCGACGATCAGCCCGTGGATGAAAGCGTGTGGCAGGTGGTGAGCCAGCGCCAGCCCACGGCTCAGGAGCTGGAGGATCTGCGCTTTGCCTGGCGTTTGGTTCGCCATGTGCGCTCCAACGCGATCACCGTGGCCAAGGGCGGCCAGAGCCTTGGCATTGGCGCCGGCCAGATGAACCGTGTGGGTTCGGCCCGCATTGCCCTGGAAACCGCCGGCGAGAAGGCCAAGGGCGCCGTGCTGGCCAGCGACGGCTTCTTCCCCTTCGACGACACCGTGCGTTTGGCCGCTGAGTACGGCATCACGGCGGTGATCCAGCCCGGCGGCAGCGTGCGCGATGCCGATTCGATCGCCGCCTGCGATGAGCTCGGCCTGGCCATGGTGACCACCGGCCGCCGCCATTTCCTGCACTGA
- a CDS encoding alpha/beta hydrolase, translated as MTGSSSDALQLGPSEAQQRLVLLHGWGADADDLLDLGSLLVGPEVSVVALRAPEPHPYGVGRQWYGLQPIDWTQLPAAREALRQRLTALASSVPLASTVLLGFSQGGAMALDVGSRLPLAGIVACSGYPHEGWEPSTGMAPVLLSHGREDPVVPFAASQTVLERLQAGGQRAELLAFEGGHTIDQTVLPAIGTFVRQQLT; from the coding sequence ATGACTGGCTCCAGCTCCGATGCCCTCCAGCTCGGCCCCAGCGAAGCCCAACAGCGCCTGGTGCTGTTGCACGGCTGGGGCGCCGATGCCGACGACCTGCTCGACCTGGGTTCCCTGCTGGTGGGGCCAGAAGTGAGTGTGGTGGCGCTGCGAGCGCCGGAGCCCCATCCCTATGGGGTCGGTCGCCAGTGGTATGGCCTCCAGCCGATCGATTGGACCCAACTACCGGCCGCCCGGGAAGCGCTGCGGCAACGGCTCACGGCTCTCGCCAGCAGCGTGCCTCTGGCCAGCACGGTGCTGCTCGGGTTTTCCCAGGGTGGCGCCATGGCCCTGGATGTGGGCAGCCGGTTGCCCCTGGCGGGGATCGTGGCCTGCAGCGGCTACCCCCACGAGGGCTGGGAACCAAGCACGGGTATGGCGCCGGTGCTGCTCAGCCACGGCCGGGAGGATCCCGTGGTGCCCTTCGCCGCCAGCCAAACGGTGCTGGAGCGCCTGCAAGCCGGTGGTCAACGCGCCGAGCTCCTGGCGTTTGAAGGCGGCCACACGATTGATCAAACGGTGCTGCCAGCGATCGGCACCTTCGTGCGCCAGCAGCTGACGTAA
- a CDS encoding DUF3155 domain-containing protein, with translation MSKKRKRISRRRLAGQRVLAHVATHNLETGEYKPVTAARRYIAEGSIVPPAILNVRRNEHTTDRFFWGEKGLFSAQYAEENHFLFPSLREIVDRIGEDTLFAGLEAMASDDWEEMEEYEYAFV, from the coding sequence ATGTCCAAGAAGCGCAAGCGCATCAGCCGCCGCCGCCTGGCCGGCCAGCGGGTTCTCGCTCACGTGGCCACCCATAACCTCGAAACCGGCGAGTACAAGCCCGTTACCGCTGCCCGTCGTTATATCGCTGAAGGCAGCATTGTGCCTCCCGCGATCCTGAACGTGCGTCGCAATGAGCACACCACCGATCGCTTCTTCTGGGGCGAGAAGGGTCTGTTCAGCGCCCAGTACGCCGAAGAAAACCATTTCCTCTTCCCCTCCCTGCGCGAGATCGTCGACCGCATTGGTGAAGACACGCTCTTCGCTGGCCTGGAAGCCATGGCTTCCGACGACTGGGAAGAAATGGAAGAGTACGAATACGCCTTCGTTTGA